One part of the Prunus persica cultivar Lovell chromosome G5, Prunus_persica_NCBIv2, whole genome shotgun sequence genome encodes these proteins:
- the LOC18777159 gene encoding dof zinc finger protein DOF4.6 — protein sequence MDTAQWPQGIVVKPIEEIVTNTCPKPAAAAAVNNLERKARPQKEQALNCPRCNSTNTKFCYYNNYSLTQPRYFCKTCRRYWTEGGSLRNIPVGGGSRKNKRSSSSSAAANSSTTTSSTSSASKRLPDLIQPQNPKINQGQDLNLTFPATNQDFRNIISDHLVHHHQQHHQLPNNNNMENSNKQNHINISASSPSSTTTTTTSHLSALELLTGLTSRGLNSFMPMPVPDPNNNNNNNTVYSTTSGFPMQDFKPTLNFSLDGLGSGYGSLQGVQESSGRLLFPFEDLKQVSSTGGGIEQNKEHGDSTGYWTGMLGGGSW from the coding sequence GGAATTGTGGTGAAACCAATAGAAGAGATAGTGACAAATACATGCCCTAAgcctgcagcagcagcagcagtcaATAATTTAGAGAGGAAGGCAAGACCTCAGAAAGAACAAGCCCTAAACTGTCCAAGGTGCAACTCAACCAACACCAAATTCTGTTATTACAACAACTACAGCCTCACACAGCCCAGGTACTTCTGCAAGACTTGTAGAAGGTACTGGACTGAAGGTGGGTCCCTCAGAAACATCCCAGTTGGGGGGGGTTCAAGGAAGAACAAgagatcatcatcttcttcagcagCCGCTAATTCTTCTACAACAACATCTTCTACTTCTTCAGCATCCAAGAGGCTTCCTGATCTGAtacaaccccaaaacccaaagATTAATCAAGGCCAAGATCTAAACCTGACTTTTCCAGCCACTAATCAAGATTTCAGGAATATTATCTCTGACCATTTggttcatcatcatcaacaacatcatcaattgcccaacaacaacaacatggAAAACAGCAACAAGCAGAACCACATTAATATTTCTGCTTCTTCCCCATCttctaccaccaccaccacaacatCTCACCTCTCAGCTTTGGAGCTTCTCACTGGATTGACTTCAAGGGGTTTGAATTCCTTCATGCCTATGCCAGTTCCAGaccccaacaacaacaacaacaacaacactgTATATAGCACCACATCTGGGTTCCCTATGCAGGATTTCAAGCCAACACTTAATTTTTCCCTGGATGGGCTTGGAAGTGGATATGGGAGTCTGCAAGGTGTTCAAGAGAGCAGTGGGAGGCTTTTGTTCCCATTTGAAGATTTGAAGCAAGTTTCAAGCACTGGAGGAGGGATTGAGCAGAACAAGGAGCATGGAGACTCAACTGGGTATTGGACAGGAATGTTAGGAGGAGGATCATggtaa
- the LOC18778009 gene encoding ORM1-like protein 1 — translation MYVTAVRTTDLNRNTEWFTYPGVWTTYILTVFFSWLVVLCLFSCSPGMAWTIVHLCHFLVTYHFFHWKKGTPFADDQGIYNALTWWEQIDNGNQLTRNRKFLTVVPVVLYLIASHTTDYQNPNLIFNTLAVFVLVVAKFPNMHKVRIFGINADH, via the exons ATGTATGTGACGGCGGTTCGAACGACGGATCTGAATCGGAACACAGAATGGTTCACGTACCCTGGGGTTTGGACCACCTACATTCTCACGGTCTTCTTCTCGTGGCTCGTCGTCCTCTGCCTCTTCTCTTGCTCGCCTGGCATGGCCTGGACCATCGTTCACCTCTGCCATTTCCTC GTTACTTATCACTTTTTTCACTGGAAGAAGGGAACGCCATTTGCAGATGATCAGGGCATCTACAATGCGCTTACTTGGTGGGAGCAGATAGACAATGGCAACCAACTCACTCGAAACAGAAAATTTCTGACTGTCGTGCCTGTTGTGCT GTACTTGATAGCCTCTCACACAACAGACTATCAAAATCCAAATCTCATCTTTAACACCCTAGCAGTTTTTGTGTTGGTAGTTGCAAAGTTCCCAAACATGCACAAGGTTCGTATATTTGGTATCAATGCTGATCACTGA